TTAAATGATATTTAAGACTTGTATAGCTGCGATTTATAGTTAAGATTACATGTGTCCATATCCAACTATCAATAAACAGATTAGGTaatagtttgtttatttgttgttaagTGAATGTGCCAATATCAACATGAACTGTTTTACAGTCCGGTGTGGCTGCAGACAAGAAACAGTGTATTTGTGCTATTTATAATAAGACAGTGAGAATGTAAGTTCAAGTTGTAACCACTTTGCATTCAGTTGATTTTTGTgcgtgaacaaaaaaaaaaaaaatcacaatcacaGCCGAGAACAAACTCCTGCTAACATCTGCAGCAGCCTACATTATCTGCCTCTCAAGATGGCCGCTGCGTCAGATTATGTGTCTAAAGTCATTGATCGCCTGCCGTGATTTGTGCAAGGAGAGGAAAACTCTGACATGCTGGTTTCTTTGGGCGTCCCCATGCTGCAATAATGGTCTTCTGCTGTGGCACAAGGGTTGTTCCCCAATTCCCCAAATCGTTCTGCTCAGCCCATCACTGCAGTGGTTCCAAAAAACTTCTTAAAGCAGTATCTGTTCATatgaattgttttgttgtggcaCCCCCGTACTTCTAAAGCTGATTATCTTATACTGACTTTAATGCTCCAGGTCAGCTCATACTTGAATTTCTCAGATTGTGTTGAGAGCTTcgtaagttttatttatttatttttttcactatttctaCTTCAACTACACAACGCTGGCAGCATTACTACGATACCCAGAAAACTGTGAGCTATCATGTCATCAGCTGcgagatttttaaaaagattgaTTCTGATGGCTATTACCTGCATCGCAGTTTTTGACCTGTCGCAGGCAGAGCAGGGAACAGGAGGACTGCTAGCTAGTGAAAATGGATGTTAGCATGCAATGTGGCTTTGTTCGAGCTCAGGTGAATAATGTAGAAGtagcttgtttgtttatttacaagaaaacGTCACAGGGGACGTTTAATCTAAATGTTGCCTCTGCCTCTATAAGCCAGTGTAGGAACCACTGCATTgatcatgaatttcccctaggggataaataaagtatctatctatctattcatCTATCTATTGCTGAAGTGATATTCTAtagtcatactgtatattccaCAGACTGACAAGAGTTCCTGTTCAGGTCGTTTAAAATCTAAGTGTTTGCATGATAGCGATTCTTTAACATacataaaatcattttgttaGTGTGCGtgtaaacacattaaatacatttacattttgctttCAAGTCTTGAAATGAAAGTAGAGTCGTGAAAACGTGAGAGAGCTGTGCTCGTCACTAACCTTTACATCTACTGTTAAATCAGAGAGAGGTGTGAatttccactctctctctttgagcATCGACGCAGCTCCTCCTCCCAGGTGAGCTCTCACTGATAGCAGAGGTAGCTGATGATGAGTTTGGGTATGTCCAGTTGACCTATGACCTTCAGAGCTCTGGTGCCTAGCTTCTTCCTCACGGCCaacctgctgagctgctgcagactcATGGGAGAGGCTGCGGACAGAAAACAAGGGTTAGATGCTTGATTTCAATATAACGTGGCTTAATGTTTCACAATGATAAAACTGGATGATGTGTGTCATTGCTGTGGAAAATGTAACTATGGTGTTTGGAAAAGTATATCATTAATTCTTTCAATAATAAATATGGGATTTTTGGAAGTATTTCTACCTTTGTCTGCTTGTCTTCtggcaataaataaataaaattaaatgaggACAAAACTGAAATCCTGTTCAATAACCTGGATTAAATGTGAGGTTACAAGTGCTGGTGTTATCTTAGATTCAGATCTGAGCTTCATTCCCACATCAACAAGGCGACAAAAACATCATGCTTCCACCTTAGAAACACAGTTAAACTTCAGCcatttataaatcaaaaagaTACTGAAGGACTGATTCATGCCTCGATCACTGTAACGCACTTTTTACTGAGAGACTTCAGCTCGTTTTACACCCTGCGGCTCGGCTGTGAACCAGAACCACGAGGAGAGACCACATCAGTTCAGTTTAACTTCCTGTTACATTTAGAATCCTTATATACAAAGGCCTTAATGGGCGAGGACCAAGCTACTTCGCTAACTCCCTTGTTAACTATAGACCAACAAGAACACTGAGATCATCTACTGCTGCTTTACTGAAGGTTCCGCTAACAGCTGTAAGAAAATCAGGATCAAATCAAAGCTGTGGAACACACAACCTGTAGATATCAGAGAAGCAGCTGACtaagtttttttaaaagaaagattaAAACTTCTCTCTTCACTTCAAACCAGCTCAGAAAATTTGCAATTATGCACTGGAGCTCATCTTTGAAATGCTGTTATAAGTCATTCTATGTGAtccatttcaacttttttttattcatttactgttTGTATTATGTTGTTAACatattattccatctcattttacattaagaTTTTTAACATGTTTCTATAGTCTTGGTgcatgtaatgtttttgttgtaaagcaTTTTGCGCTGCAtgtcttgtatgaaaggtgctgtactaataaagtttattattatcattatcattattattcattgtaTTTTAGTATTAATCATCACCTTCTCATATGCATCAGTTACAGTGTCTAACCTTTATATGGCCGACTGTACATATGAGCATCATGGTAAACAACAGGTGTCATTGATGTGAGACTTCCTGGAGGTGAATAATGATTCTTGCCTGCCATCTACTGATGCTACATTGACACTGCACTGTTGTATTGGTTTAAAGGCAGCTACACAAACAGGCTAATCAAAATGATTATTTCTACACGCCGCAGTGACTTTTGCAAACAACCTACTCTCATACAACTGTAGGCAGACTGCAGAGGGAGAGCCCGGCGTGGTGTAGTCCACAGGTCTCTTGTTGTGATGATCTCTGGCGTAGATGTTGGCCCCGAACTCCACCAGCGTCTCAATCATCTCCAGCCGCATGTTCTTAGCCGCGTGGTGCAGCGGCGTTTCATGTAGCCTGGTAGCGTTCACTTTAGCACCTAAACAGAAAAggacattaaaggtcccatatagtgtaaaggtatatgtccatgtgttctttgattataaagcaggtctaggttctatattaatattgtgactATGACGAGTTTACCAGATTGTCCATGTTTGCAACTGCATTATGACACAATTATAACATGGCTTTgcccaaaacaaaaaactgtacCTAACTCATACAGGATTCAACTTCCTGACTCTCACAGACCACTGAAAAAATGAAGCTAGTGAGGTAGgaaattaatgtaataaaactgGGCAGTTTATACCAGCGATTCCCAACCTTTTACAAATCAAAGCCCATGTCAAAATCTCACCCACATCTCAACCTGTAACAAAATGGAGACCAAATCATTCTCAGAGCTCATTTTATCTTAATGAACAAATGatcgaacattcaggactgaactgaaagctgGGGAAACATATAGgaatttccatttttctttcttgtttggCGGTGAGGTCACTGGTCACttgattcaccatctgtctcttgactctctttcaTATTAAGTCTTCTTGTTGCTAACCAGCTTAGATGTTGATAATCCAGTTTTTACCATGGATGTAATCTGTTAGtgcacaatcagactgagatagcaagCAAGTGTACGATGTCGTCCGGCGgcgacaacataaaagttcataTCTTTGGCTTATCGCAGTGATAGgccttttaacatttaaaaacattatttatatattttttttgtattattacatCTTTTCAACAAAATTGTAGTGTTTTGCGAATGATTTGTTGGCCCACTCGCAATACCTTTgtggcccaccagtgggcccccGGCTCACTGTTTGGGAACCACTAGTTTAAACAATTTGTACtaaacagactgaaacatgCAAAGTACTCAGTATGGCCACATGTTAACCTGGTGCCTGGTACCATGGTGTCAGCTGAGGGAGGTATTATTACAGACCAGCTAATCTGTCCTCCACTTTCACAAGAATTGGAATCAAAACCCACAAATACATCTTCCATCTGACTGGATTTAACATGTGACCTCAAAAATCTGAGTGCAGTTAACATATAAGCAAGAGACAAACTTAAAGTCATGCAGTTTGTGTTTCCACTCACCTGCATTGAGCAGCACTTTGACACAGTCTATGTGTCCGTTAACACAAGCCACGAGCAGCGGGGTCCCGTAGTAAAGGTCGTACGCCTCCAGACAAGCGCCCATGGTAATCATGAGCTTCACACAGTCTGCGTTACCTGAAACACAAACGGCAGTGTTGTGTCATAAAAACCAACATCAGCCATTAAAGACTGGGTAAACTTGATTCCACAGACACTAGAGGGCATGTGAGGTGCGCTGAGGCACTCACCACCCATACAGGCCTCATGGAGAGGGGAGGCTGTGCGAGAGGTGAGGGCGGGGTTGGCCTTGGCGCCGTGCTCCAGCAAGAGCTTCACACACTCCAAACTACCAGCGGAGCAGGCATCACACAGCGGGGTGCTGCCGTCTACGTTCCTCGCATCCACCTGAGATGCATCATgggacatatatatatatatatccaacCTCTTCCCACAAAATAAtatttcctctcctcattcACTCAGTTGGTCTAATAACTCTGGAAAACTcccctctgtgtctttcttttaCCTGAGCCCCagcttccagcagcagctggacacaCTGGGCCTGTCCGCGGAGGCAGGCCTCGTGCAGTGGTGTGATGGAGTCCACTGCCACGACATTGACTGAAGCTCCGCTCTGAATGAGGTGCTGTAGCTGGGAGGCCTGGCCGAGAGACGCCGCCTTGTGCACCTCTGTTCTCTCTGaccagcagcctgcaggagAACAGGGTCAGACACTGCACAGAAACCTCAAAACATATATAGTCTCCTGTTCATCTCCTTGCATACACTGATCTGCTGGAAACCTGAGGCACAGCCTTATTTATAACAGGCCAACACTGTCTGCAAGTTGAGTTACTTGAATGAGCCTCTGTAGTGGATCAAATCCAGCTGAGCGTCATCTGAACACAAGCTTCAGTGGATACAAGAGAGGGAAATCTGAGCTTTTGTACAAAGGAGTTAAGTTGGTCAATGCCTCAAATTAGCTTATATTTGATTGCTGACCTAGAAACATTACATTAACCTAAATACATGTATCTGACCCTGAACTTTCTGATTATTTCCAGGTCTTCACTATTGTCATTACTGTCTTGCAATTAGGGCTCTGGGTTATATCTTATACACAGTTTTTTCAATAGTGACATAAACCTACTCAAATTAAAGTTGAAACTTTTAATTTAGTATCCAGACTGTTATTTCATTGAAGCACagtctgaagaaaaaaaaaagtaactgtccaaatactaACAGTCTGAACTATATGTGGAGAGAAACATGACAGAAATATGACGTATGACATGTATGTCCcaatatcaagagtgatgttgccatgtTTGTAACCTATAGTCGGATAtaatattatcacatatataggCCTACATCCTCagtatatgaagatataagtttataacattgATGAAATACACATAGTAATAtttgtacatgtacatacatacatgtacaaaaTATGTATATGATGAATTTTATAAGGTATtgtgatatatatttaattcatatatgcaagtttattaaaaaaacagagtatagataaaatgtatatattcttATATATGTTTAtcttattaattattattattatagattaatctATCTTCACATTCAGGGAAAATGGTCTCTGACTGTTGGATCCCACTGTTTATAATATcgacatatattgacaggctctgggatggatatatatttatgtaacatatgtctacaatataagcatacatacataaacagacaaacttgtatgggctagacatataaatgaaaattgTTCCAATCTCtaggttttatatataatttttacatatatatttttcatgtatgGACATATAtgaaaattcaatatatgtacatatatttgcTTATGTGTTCGGTGGCTAATTAATGTGTAAACAGTATAAACTTTAACACAGACAATGCTACATACTAACGCAAAAAACTGTCACTTCCAGCAATTGTCCTTAAATTAAAGAAAGGAGTCTTAATTTTTTAGCAAAAGAGCCTGTATTTACCACACTGTTAGCATTCAACTCATATTTTAAGATGACAGAAACATATTGAAGTTAGAGGATTACTCTCCATACTCTACATTGTAAGCACCGCATATGTGTAATGCTATCTTCTAGCATCTACTGCAAAAGCTGTTAATGTAGTACAATCAGTGCACCATTCATAGGTGAGGCTAAGGCTAATTGCAGATTACATTATCCACAGTACAGTGTTGACAGCGCGTTACAGTTAACACAACACGCCGGGGACAGCACGTTAGCTTACCCGCTGTCAAACTAGGTCAAATTCTGTGAAAGTGGCAGCCTCCCCGGCCATGTTGTCTTTATTTCATACTCACCGATGTCTCCAAAGAAATATGGCTGAGCATTTTCaatctccatcctcctcctctttatccACCCGGAATTAGCGATGCTAActcacaaacagcaacacacgAGATGTTTGTAAACAGCAGTATCCGGGTAATGTTTACAtgcggctgcagcagcagacgaGTGGCATACCCGGGAGTcgaaatgcatgctgggaattgtatttttctttaacacCAGTATTTATTCttcaatataaataatgttacaTAATACACGACATTATATCATAATACAACGACATGGACATAATTTAAGACGTAATGATGCAATGACGACATAATTCCCGTCAacccacacagaaatgtaatatatgacatatatgtcccttTATCAAGAGTTAAGTTCCTATATATGTTaactataaggggatatattattattattattattattattatcattatttcatgtATACAttctctggatatatgaagatttAAGTTCATAACATAGATGAAAAACCCATGgtaaaatttgtatatttacatacattaaaaatatcGATTAGATGAATTTTTACCGTATATGACATGTTGCAtctattaaaacaacatacatttaaaaaatctatatgattatcatgtttttcttattcatttctcatAAATTTAAGATTTCTATCCTGTAatatactaataataaataatatataatatcaacaggCTTTCggatggatatatattcatgtaacaTATGTAACttaaatatatgtaatgtacTATATAAGCATatgcataaacatacatatttgtatgggttATACATATATGTCAAACTGTtacaatttctaataggttttataTGTCATTattacaaatatgtttttattttatatgtatatatatttcatttatgaaaattcaatatatgtacatatattacatctgTGTATGGGACATGACATACATTAATCAATTTATGATGGATAACCtaatatgttttaaattataaGTAGATATGTTGTCCATGATGCAGTCTCTCATATATCCGTTCATGTGTCCCTCTGCAGTGATGGGGGACGGTCACAGTGCTGGAGGTAGCTGTGGATGCGGGGGGATACGTTCAGCTGACCTATGACCTCTGAGGCTCTGGTGCCAAGCGTCATCCTCACAGTGATTctacagagctgctgcaggctCAGAGGATTACCTGATGAGAAGAAGAggttttcagattaaaaaaagcaaaaccaacagaatcacaaattaagaaatgaCTTCTAACAGCTCTCTGTCTTCTTTGGTTGTGATTCAGAAACAATTGAGGAATTTACTTTCATAAAACTCCAGGCAGGTGTGAGAGGGAGACGCAGGTGTTGTGTAGTCCACAGGTTTTCTTCCCAGGTTGTCACTAGCATATACGTTGGCTCCGAACTCCACCAACAGCTCAATCATGTCCACCATGTGGGCTCGAGCTGCATGGTGCAGAGCTGTCTCATGGAACTTCACTGAATTCACTTTGGCACCTGCAGGAAGTCAAGTGGaacttatttttttacatttatggaATCATTACAGCTGAAATTATCAGAATGATTTGCTAAAATCCATCTGACAATAAGCCTCCATTCCTGGGCCCATGTTGTTTGCTTGgtgatgtatttttctttagCATGCAGCTATCAAACATGGACTTTGTCATAGTTTTGTCATTAGTCTCTTAGATCAAAGAGCAAAGGTCAGTCTGATGTTCATCTATCATACAGTAAGAAATGCAggataaaagaagaagaatagaccagaatgcaatgcagcCACACAGCTAAATCATATGATTTAAGAAACAGAGTAATTCAACAAGTCAATACTCAACTGGAAAAAATTTATATTCAGTTATTCAAAATGGAAGAAGCAACAAATCAAATCATCCCATTCTACTGCAACCAAAGATAATCAGCCTGTGCCATGGAAACATTTACTATATAGTTTAGAAATGTTGGCTTTTAGTCTGCTAAAGACAAAAGCCTTCTAATATCACTGAAACACGATGCACGTTTGTTTTAGCTCCTTAGTTCATTACTTGTGTATATTCAACTACTTGTATGTTCTTGTGTCATGTCATTATAAAGACATAAGGATTTATATGTTGTCATTTGCAAACTTAAGATAAGCATCTGTTATTATAAGTCATAACACTGGATTCAGACTGCAGCTGAACAATTactcaaaatatttcaaaattgcAATATGCCCAAGTGTAATATCCAAATTGCCAGAGCTGCAATTTTTtagataaaggtaaaatgtgtcatgtgTTAACAAACCGTAAATGAACCATTGTGGTACTCCAGAGACGCCCTGGCccacaaatcatattctccagaagTAAAGGaagatgtttgtttggtacaagacaacaaaaactacatcatcatcagttttagatttttttcagtgaaaaattaaaaagcaaaaatgactAGTGACTCATTttacaatatctgccaaaataatcacagtaTGACTTTTTACATATCCTTCAGGCCTAATTTAGAGGCCTCTTCTCTGCAAGTTGTTGTgagcattgtgggaaatgtaagaaattattattattattattataaaagtAGAATTAAATGAGGCAGATTACAGGACAATGGGTAAATGTGGGTAATACTGACCTGCAATCAGCAGCTCCTTCACACAGTCCACGTGTCCTTTAGCACATGTGATGTGGAGTGGAGGTCCAAAGTAGACATCATACGCCTCAAGCTTAGCACCGCTGGCTATCATCAGCCTCACAACGTCGACACTACCTGAGAGGGGGGTGTACAGTTTCATTCACAGTGAATAAGGATGACATGACTGGGTGAACTCTCTCTTACTGCTGCTGTAGTGTTACCTCGTATGCAGGCCTCATGGAGCGGCGAGGCAGTGAGAGCTGTGAGGGACGGGTTCACTTTGGCTCCATactccagcagcagcttggcACACTCCAGGCTGCCAGAGGCACAGGCGTTACAGAGAGGGGTGCTGCCATGGATGGTCCGAACATCCACCTGGAGAGAtcacagaaaaatcacattttattttttctatacATCTTTAGATGATTGTCAAGATTTTAGTAGCACATGTCGCAGTTGGCAAAGTATCAACTTCAGTATCAAATCCATTGTAACATTTGAGCCTGTAGTTTGCTTCACAAACCGCACAAAGATAGTATTTATTCTGTATTAGATTGCATCACCACTGCTTGTGATAAGGTGTCCCAGTTTAtttaagcattttatttattcaaatctgCACGAGTCAGGTTTGGTCCTCCATAGATTGgggttgggtgggtggggggtggcacAGGACCAGGGATGTTTATCTCACCTGGGCTccagcctccagcagcagctgggcACACTTTGGATGAGCCTGCATGCAGGACTCGTGGAGCGGAGTGATGTTGTCCACCGTCACCATGTTGACCGAGGCTCCCCTCTCTATCAGCTGTTTCACCTGCAGCACCCTGCCGTGGAACGCTGCCTCGTGCAGGGCCGTCCGGTCCGCCCAGAAacctaacacacacagcagcacagaaacagtACAGTTACACATGTATAGATACCACACAAGCTTTGTTCAGTTATTCTGTCAATCGATCAATTGCACAGGTTTATCTCTATGTAAACACTATTAATGttacaataaataaactatGAATATTACTCACTAtttaaaaaccaacaacatAAACTTATGAACTTAATATTTTGTCTTagcttaactttttttttctggttgtaaaaaataataataataatatataaatataacataaaattataataatacatacacacatatatacattctTCTTTCAAATGCTGTTATAAGTATAACGTCTTACTGATTTTATGCATGCTGTGTTATCcatttttaacttatttttatttatttttttctgttattattttattattattccctCTATCTCATTTGACATTAATGTTTTAAACgtgattttacatttattttgtgtcttttcatgtgaagcacttggtgcatgTAATGTGTGTAATGCACTTTGTGCTCCATTACTTGCCTGAAAGGtgcaatacaaataaagtttatcattattattattattattattattatacagtgGACCCgactgtacatacatatacacgtgtatacatacacacacacacacacatacacacacacacactgataaaccCCCTagagtttttgtttatttacagtaaaataaaaaataaagtgataaagTTATCATCTTTATGAAGCCTGCTGCCTAAAATACTTAATATGCTTAATATCTTCAGCCATAACTACTGAAACTACTCGATAAAAATGTATAACACTAACTGCTAGCAATGCAGTAAGTATTTAGCTAAAATGTCATTTAGCCTCACATAACTCTCGTATTAGCCTGTATGTGACGGTCATGGTTGACATTATTGTGGTCTGAATTTTAACAACAGTGCGGCAGAAAAAGTGACAGTACGAGCAAGAAACTGACAGTCTCGACATTCATAAggaagctaacattagctgctgtGTAAACCTGTTATAATTGCTCACCGATATCACAAAGAATCGAGCGGCGTGCAGCTGTCACCTCCATGTTTTTACCGCTAATAACACGTTAGTGTTGGGGGACACCGGCTGAGGCACAGCACTAAATCCATAAACATTAGATATAACCATAGGATATAATGTTACAAGTGCCCAGTGGAGCGGGAGCAGAGGATTGTGGGACTCGTAGTTTCACAGGTGTCAGGTGTCCTGTGACGCTACTTGGAAATATTGTCGTGGTTTTTCTGAAGTCCCCAAcacattaaaaactgaatatcaTGTAGTAACACTGAAGATATCTAATATATCAGAACTCCATTGATAGAATTGACCAAACTTTTACTATATTTAATCggttttaacttattttttatgtatgCTGCCATATACTTTGTGCCTAGAAACATCTATTAAAAGGTGTAACTGACACCTACCAGACATATTGGTGCACCTTTAACTTCTGTTGGGAGGCTGCAGTAACTCAGTTAAAGGATCTTTGctataaataatttcaaaacaCCGGACTTACAATAAGTGTTAGTAATATTAAAATAGTCTGCAACTGTCCTAAAGGATATCATTTGTAGAAATCTATAGATGTATTTTCACTTCTGTTGTACACATTAACAATCATTCATCACTCCAGACACTGAGTTgtaagaaagaatgaaagaatcaaacacagtttttgtttttgacaaagttgtttttttactttgcagTACAGAAATCATTTGAGCCCAAGATGTTTTTTGAACGGTTGTCGAAAACAAGATATCACAGGGCTCTCATCAATTCAATACTGCTGCAGTACACATTTGGTCCTTCTTAAGCAATTACAGTCAAATCACACTTCCCATCAATCTGCTGTCAATGCTTGAGTTTTCCATCATTTTGCATAATACAAGAACTAATACATCTCCACTTATGCGTTATATTAACTGACTGTTGAAAACAGGTTCAGGTAGTTTATGCTGGACTATAGTTACCTTGTGGTTAAGTTTACAGTTTACTGTCTGGCTGTGCTGGAGATTAGACAACATAAAGGGggtaaagacacacaaaaatatcaagCGCACACACCCCTAAACCATTTTAATTCACAAACTGACAACTCAAGATGGCAGCTGAGGCGCTACCTcacacagctgtctgctgcaCCCTGTGAGGAGCACTCAGCTGCTCATGATTTTATTCAGACGCACAAAACCAAGCTACTTCTCTCACATCCTGACATGGAAAaacacctgcagagaaaaataacTTATATGCAGATATTAAATTTCTTCCAAACACCTTTTatacaatgacagaaaaattgGTTTCCCctccacacactctctctgtcagatCCTACTGATTAtgaattatgattttatttggcATCTTTGGACTATGCATCATCGCGACATGATGACGCAGTTGAATGAAGGGTATTACTGTGTATTAGGCATAACCATCCACCTGAATGTGATTTGAAAAAGCATAGCTCCCTCCCTGAACCCTATCCAACAATTCTATATCATCTCTCTCTATATATCATGAATTTCCTCAATGGGCAGACCATTTACTGGGATAATCGGCCGGCCCATTGGTGTGTACATTTTTGTGTaggttttctattttttgtaAGATTTCAGTTGTCGGCAGCGTTGTCTTTGATGATCAGGAGTGATGCGGACGCCTCTACTCTGCGGCGTCGCCGAAGATGTCCTGCTTCCTGCGCTCCATCTCGGCAAAGTCAAAGTCTGAGCCAGTCATCCTCCGATAGATGTCCTTGATGTCGTCACAGGTGGTCTCAAAGTGAGTCGTGGCGTCGTATGTACGGGAGATGAAAATCtagataaaatacaaaaagtttACATACGGTAATTATTCACGGTGATTCGTTTCAGATCCTCAGAACACACAGCGTTTCCTGTGTCGGCTGACACCAGCACACACAAGATGGCAGCAAAACGGCACAGTGGTGCAAAGATGGCATGTTCTCACACAATCGGAAATTCATCCGTTACATTAAATGTTACAAAGCGAGTCACCTTTATGCAACATGATGACAACAATAAATGTAGAAAATCTTAATATAATTTCCAACACTGTCAGGGTGGGGATCATACACATATACATCCACACAAAATCTGGTTTATGTTACAATGTAGTGTTTGGGATTTTGGGgcatatttaatgttatttttacataCCCGATCCTGCATAGCTACTTCAATAAACCCCACAATTAGTTAATTACAATTAGTTAGTTTTGGTAATGTTTCAGCCCATTTATACTTTACATGGTAGCCTGTCTTTAAGAAGACTTCCACAGGTTTATAGATTGAATTTCTTGGTTTGATTTATGGATCAAAATCTCTTGTTTCACCTGGCCTGTGTCACTGacattatttatgtttgtggggggcatttttatgcttttattattattattattattatcatttaactCTGAAAGTAGTGCAGCACTAGTCCCTGGTCAGACAAATATCTGAAAGCCAGATCAATGTGTTCTTCACATTCAGTAATAAAAGCTACGTTACTGGAATAGCTGAAATTACTTATACATTATTCTAATCATTACATTCAAAAGGGACACCGTACTTTATGGCggac
The sequence above is drawn from the Seriola aureovittata isolate HTS-2021-v1 ecotype China chromosome 22, ASM2101889v1, whole genome shotgun sequence genome and encodes:
- the asb13a.2 gene encoding ankyrin repeat and SOCS box protein 13 — protein: MEIENAQPYFFGDIGCWSERTEVHKAASLGQASQLQHLIQSGASVNVVAVDSITPLHEACLRGQAQCVQLLLEAGAQVDARNVDGSTPLCDACSAGSLECVKLLLEHGAKANPALTSRTASPLHEACMGGNADCVKLMITMGACLEAYDLYYGTPLLVACVNGHIDCVKVLLNAGAKVNATRLHETPLHHAAKNMRLEMIETLVEFGANIYARDHHNKRPVDYTTPGSPSAVCLQLYETSPMSLQQLSRLAVRKKLGTRALKVIGQLDIPKLIISYLCYQ
- the asb13a.1 gene encoding ankyrin repeat and SOCS box protein 13a.1 → MEVTAARRSILCDIGFWADRTALHEAAFHGRVLQVKQLIERGASVNMVTVDNITPLHESCMQAHPKCAQLLLEAGAQVDVRTIHGSTPLCNACASGSLECAKLLLEYGAKVNPSLTALTASPLHEACIRGSVDVVRLMIASGAKLEAYDVYFGPPLHITCAKGHVDCVKELLIAGAKVNSVKFHETALHHAARAHMVDMIELLVEFGANVYASDNLGRKPVDYTTPASPSHTCLEFYESNPLSLQQLCRITVRMTLGTRASEVIGQLNVSPRIHSYLQHCDRPPSLQRDT